DNA from Candidatus Dependentiae bacterium:
AATCGTATAGTGATGTTGCAAAATCAATTGGAAAACCTACTGCAACTAGAGCAGTTGCTAGTGCTGTCGCAAAAAATAAAATATCTTTTTTTATTCCTTGTCATCGTGTGATTCAAAGTTCTGGAAAACTTGGAAAATATAGATGGGGGAGTGAGCGGAAACCAGCTATTTTGCAGTGGGAACGCCAGATTTTGTTGTTGGATTAAAATCTAAAAAATTGGAATTTTGTAGATTTTCAGGGATGTTTTGAATATAAACACCTTGTTGCATTATGATATTATTATCAATTTTCAAAATCTCACTAACTCGCAATTCTACATAAAAATCGGCTCTGTTTGGAGCCATAATTTGTTTTTTATTTTTTTTGTTTAAATCTAAGAAAAAACTTCTAATATTTGTAGCTTTATTCGATTTTTCTTCTCGCAAAATTACTTTTGCTTGTGGCAATATTTTGGGGATGGCTGGTTTAATTTTTTTAAATTCAGCGCCGAAACTTTTTTGGTATTTACTTAATTTTGTTATTTTTACAGCAGAATCAGTATCATTTATTACTGTAATAATAGCGCTTTTTAGATTGCTTATCGCAAAAACCAACATCATTAAAAATTTTGTCTTATTTAAATTTTTCATTTGTTCCCCCTAAAACAAGTAAAAAATTATCAAATATGCTTAACTCCTTATAAATACAGGATAAATGAAATGTTTTTCAGATTGCAATAAAAAATAAAAAAGGAATTTATTATCCCTTTAACAGTTATCCCTATTTTTTAATAAAATTGTTTTTTTTAGTTAACTCTGTTTAATAAAACAAAAAATATTGCTTTTAAATTTAAATAAAATTTAAGATTCATTTTTAATAAAACAAAGGAGATTTAAATGAAATTTTTAAAACCATTTTTATTATTGTTTTTATTGGTAACATCTATTTTTGCAGCCTTTTATTTACATTCCAAATTTACAAAACATAGAGTTTACATTTTTGCTATGGAGGAAGAGTTCAAAAAATATAAACCGATGATTGAAAAGATTGAAAAAAGAACTTTGAATCCGGTTCAAATCGAAAAAAATTTACCTTACAAATTGTTTTATGACAAAGTTTATATTGCAATTTCGCAGGAGGGTTGCGATGCAGCTGCTTATGTCACGCATGATCTTTTAGCAAGATTTAATGTAAGTGAGATTATAAATATTGGATCTTGTGGAGGGCGAAAAAATCGTGTCAAAATCGAAGATATTATTTTGGTATCAAAAATTTATGACAGTGATTTTTTTGTGCCTAAAAAATTAAAAGAGCCTTTTGTAATTGTAAATGAATTTAATATTTTGCAAGGGTTATTTAAAACCAGAGAGGGTGTTCTTGGTTCTGGTGATCAATTTGTCATGAGTGATGCAAATCTTCCAGCAGAAGTTGATATTGTTGATATGGAGGCATACAGTATTCAATTTGTTGCTGATCGATTTAAAGTTCCAGTGTATTTTATCAAAATTGTTAGCGATTATTTAGATTACAATCAATTCAAAAGTGAGATACTTGAGCACAAAATTCATTAGACCTATTTTGAAATCCTTAGCTATCTTAGTCAAATCCTTGAATCTTTATCACCGTTAGCCCTGACTTATCATTACCCACATCTTTTTACTAATCTAAACTTTTATGACTTTATATGAAAATAAACATTTTTATGTAGATTAAATATACATCACCTCCTGTCGTCCTTGCGTAAGCGAGGATCCAGTTTAATGCATTTATCGAAGCAGTATCAAAATGAAAAATTATTATGTATATATTCTATGTTTTAAAACAAATGAAACTTTATATATTGGTGTGACAAATAATATTGCAAGACGAATTTATGAGTACAAAAACAAGTTAAACATTGGTGCCGTGAGTGGAAGTTACAATTAATCGAAGTCTCACAAATCCTAAATGGAAAGAAATTAATTGAAATTAAAACTGGATCCTCGCTTACGCAAGTATGACGGAACGGGTAGCTGGATCCTCGCTTACGCAAGGATGACGAAACAGGGAGAATGTTTTATTTACATAAAAATAACCCTAAATTAGTCTGATTTTAATAAAATGGTTAGTAAATTTGGACTATAATTACAAAAATATGTAAACGAAAAATGTGGGTAATGATAAGTCAGGGTTAACGGAAAAATAAATATGATTTGATGATAATAATTTCTGCTAGTTTATAAAATAAAGTTTAATGTAGATTCAGAAAACCTCATTCAGTTACAAAGTAGCGATCTCCAAAATCTCCAAGACCTGGATCGATAAATTTTTTGGCAGTCATTTTGGAATCGACTTGTGCGACAATTATTTTAAGTTTTGGGAATTCTTTTGCAATAGCCTTTAGTCCTTCTTTGGATGCAATAACTGCGACAAAAAGCATTTGTGATTCTTTGATTCCTAAGTTTTTTAAAATTTTTAGAGCAGCAAGGGCACTACCACCGGTTGCGATCATTGGGTCCAAAATTATGACATTTGTAGTTTTTGAAATTTTAGGAATATTTTTGTAATAAAGAAATGGAATAGCTGTTTTTTCATCTCTTTTCATTCCTACAAAACCGACTGCTGCACCTTCAAAAAATCTTATAAAAGTGTCCATAAGTGCAACGCCAGATCGCAAAATTGGGATCAAAACAATATCATTTTTTATTTCGACGCCTTTTGCTTTGCTGATTGGTGTTTGTATTGTAACTATTTTTTTCTCAAGATGTTTTGCAGCTTCGCCTGCAAGAATTGAGGCCAATTTTTCTGTTGTTTTACGAAATGTTGCTGTATCGGTATTTTTATTTCTAAGTATTGATATTAATAAATCTTTCATAATTTCCCCTCTTTAAAAATTTACTTATTATCAAAAATATTCTTTTGATAAATCGTTAGTCAAAGAAGTTGAATTTAGAAAGGAAAAAGATGTTTTTTAAAGATAGAGTTGATGCTGGCAAAAAATTATCGCAGTTGCTTGTAAAATATAAAAATGTAGAAAATTGCATGATTTTAGGTTTGCCAAGAGGAGGAGTTGTTGTCGCCTATGAAATTGCCAAAAATTTAAATTTGCCCCTTGATGTGATTGTTGTGAAAAAGTTGGGGGCGCCATTTAATGAAGAACTTGCAATTGGTGCTATTGCTGAAGAAGGAACTGTTTTTTTGAATGAGAAATTGATAAATGAATTTGATATATCAAAAGAATATATTGATCAAATAAAAGGTGTAAAACAAAAGGAAGTTGAAAGAAGAGTGCAACTTTTTCGTGGTGAAAGTTTAGATTTGGAAAATAAAATAGCAATTATTGTGGATGATGGAATTGCAACAGGCGCAACTGTCCTTGCCGCAATAAAATGTGCAAAGGATAAGAGGGCTAAAAAAGTTGTAGTGGCAATGCCTGTTTTGCCAAGCGAATTTGTATCGCAGTTAAATAAATTAGCTGACGAAGTTGTTTATTTATTTGCACCGCAATATTTTGCAGCGGTTGGAGATTTTTATGAAAGTTTTATACAGGTTGAAGATGAGGAGGTTTTAAATTTAATTAGAAGATCTAAAAATTAAAATGAAGAGAAATTTGTTGTTTTTCTTTAAAGTGATTTGATATTGTTGGAAAAGCATTCAAAAGTTGGGTGCAAAAAAATAAACAAAAAAATAAGTAAAGGGAGATTCTTATGAAAAATGTTTCAAAGAAATTGTTAGCACTTTCAAATATTTTATTAGTTGGTTTTGCTGCTATGTTTTTTATTAACATGGGGACAGGGGTACAGCAAAGTACAACAAAATTAGGTTTTGTCGCCCTTGAGTCTAAGCAACCAAATCTTGTTGCAGTTGTGAAAGATGAAGGAATAGAGCGAAAAGTAAAAGAAATATCTTTTTCAGGTTCGACCAAAGTGGGCGGTATTAAAAATTTAATGATGAAAGACGGCAAAGAAATTATCGATAGCATTGATTTAGATATTGATCTTGCTGATATTCGATTATTAAAAGTTCTTGATAAAAGTTATAAAAATGAAAAAAGCGATGTTGAGTACATTAAAGTTGAGTACAGAACTTTGCAAAAGCCTGATGTTGTAAAAATTGGACTCTTCCCACGAGATGTAAAAATGTCTGCAAAAAATATGGACGGAGGAGAAGGCCTTTCATGGCTTCTTCGTGAAGTAAATGAAATCGAAATAATTGGAAGATATGAAATTGTTGAAGCTAAACAAGTAAAAAATGAATCAAAGCCTGCTCTAAAAACTGTAGATAAAAAAGTAGCGATGAATAAAAAAAAATAACTTTAAAATTATTTAAATAAAAAAGAGCGGCTTAAAAATAATTGAGCCGCTCTTTTTTGTGTTTATTTCCAACGCTTTAGGCTTGAGATAATTATTTTGATTTGCTCTATTTTTTCTTGTGGCATTTGCATTTGATTCATTACATTTACGCAATTTTCAATCATCTGAATTTTTGTAAGGTTTGGCTCTGAGAACTTGCCATTTCGAAAACAATGACAGCAATATTCTTTGTTTTGAGTTTTATCCAAATTTGTTCCAAAATCTTCTGGCCTTTGCATAGGCATTGCGCAGCTTTGACAAATTGGTATTTGTAATTTTGAATTATTCATTTATTTCCTAATTTTTAAACGATTTTTAATAGTTTGCGGTTATTCCAAAATATTCGCAAATACCTTTGAAATACGCATTTGCGACTTCAATAATTCTTGATGAAACTGCCTCTCCATTAAAATTTGTATCTTTTGTTGCAAGCCTTTTTGCTTCTTCAGCATTGTTTTGTATTAATGATTCTCCATAACACAAAATGCTATGAACTCGGCGGGTTAAAGCAAGGTTGCGACAATAAACTCCAGGACTTATAAAAAAAGTATCGTTTGGCATGTACAAAGATTTTTGAAGGGGAATTTTTAGTGTTGTTTCCATATTTTTTGCAATTGCTTGAGATAATCGAATGGACTCTTCCAAATCATCTGTTGCTAGTAATCTAATAAACTCATAGCGTGCGGCAGGATCTTTTAGATCACCTTTTAAAAAGCTTCCTGGAACAAATGTTAGGTTGTAGTCTGCTTCGCAGATTTCTTTGACTGTGTCAGATGAATTTAAGTGAATGATTATAGTTAAATTCGGATGAAATTGATTTATTTTTTCAGATCGAGCTTTTAGATCAAGTTGATTATAACAAAATCTAAAAAGGGTTTGCTTAAGCTGTAAAATTTTATTTTCAGATTCTTGAAATATTATTGTTAATTTTTTTATAAGTTCATTTTTATATGTTAGAGGCATTGGTGCGTTGTTTAAACGGTTTAAAACGATGTCGCGAGTCTCCTCTGTTGTCCAATCTTGATCTGTTGCGATGCCAAACTCCTGTTTGCACCAATCATTAAAAGATAAGTTGAAAGCAGCTTTGCCAGGTTCTTCTCTGGTTAATAAAACGTCAGCACCTGCAGCTGTTAAATATAATTTTAGAATTTTTGCAGTAAACGTTACAAGTGTTCCTTCATCAAAATGAACTTTAGTATGTGCTTCATCAGGAAGAATTAGATCGATAAAGCGATTTTCAACGATCGCCATTTTTCCGCCAAGATGGCCAGGGTCTAGTGCAATTTTTAAACCTTGCAGTGGTTTGTTTGATTGTAATTTGAGGACGAATGAATTTAAAACCGGTTTTGTTTTATTTCCAAATCTCAAGACAAATTCTGGATTTTTAAGATTTTTACTTTCCGCTGAATCAAAAACTAAAAGTTCATTTTCTGTAACTTCATAATAATTTTGAATATCATTATCTTTTTGAAGAAATTTTTTTATTTTTGTTTCGACTTCATATTTAGACACTGTTTCTTGGTATTGATCAAAGTCGCTGTATTGAAAAGGATTAATTGGAGAATAGGCGTTTATTAGTAATAAAATTAGTAAAATAAATAAAGATCTAATTTTGTACATTATGTTTCCTTATTTTTATTAGTTTAAAAAATAGATAACTATCAAAAGATTATAGCTTTTATATTTAGAAAATGTGTAGTTTTAAATATGTAAATTATATTTTAAGTGAAATGCTGTGGGGGAGAGTATGAGTAATGATTTAGTGGTAAATAATGAGATAGTCATTCCGGAAAATGAATTTGAAATAACAACTAGTAGGGCAGGCGGACCGGGGGGTCAACATGTTAATAAATCAGATACAAAAATCACAATTCGTTGGAATGTCAAAAATACAGGCGTTTTAAGCGAAGAACTAAAGATGCGAGTTTTGCAAAATTTGCAATCACGCCTAACAAGCGACGGTGATTTGATTGTTAATAATAGTGAATCTCGTAGCCAGATGCAAAATAAAGAGAATGCATTTTTACGTCTTGCTGAAATCGTTAAAAATGCACTTTATGTTCCTAAGAAACGCAAAAAAACAAAGGCTTCCAAGCAAGCAAAAGAAAAGCGTTTAAAGTCAAAAGCGATTAGAAGTGAAGTCAAAAAAATGCGAAGTAAAAAATATCAAGATTATTAATTTTTTTACTTTTGCAATTTCAAATTATTTTGATGTCGATCTTTATCACGATTTATTCGTTTTTCCATTCCTTTTTTAAAAGCATCTGTTAAATCAATTCCAGTTTGGTTTGCGAGGCAAATTAATACAAACAAAACATCAGAAAGCTCATCTGCTAGATTTTTATTTTCATCAGATTTTTTGCAGCTTTGTTCACCATAAGTTCTGGAAATAATGCGTGCAACTTCGCCTACTTCTTCGACGAGTTGTGCTAGCTGTGTTAACTCTGAAAAATATCTTACACCAGCCGTTTTTACCCAATTATCAACGACATTTTGTGCTTCTTGAATTGTTAATTTGTCCATTATTTTTTCCATTCTTTATGATATTTACTTAGCACGTCTTTTATGTTTTTACCTATTGTTATATAATCTGCATCGTTTAAATTTGCAAGAGAAACTCGAAGTGACCATTTCGGTCCTGCAAATCCTTCTCCTGGTAAACATATAGTAAATTTTTCTTTTGCTAATCTAAATAAAAAATCTACCATTTCAAAATTATTTTTAAGATAGGTAGCAAATTTAATTCCATATTTTTGTTCTGCATATTTTTCTATATTAATAAGTGCATAATAATAAGCATTGCTTGGATCTTGTGAAAATTTTAACTCTAGATTGTCGTATAAAGATTGGACTCTTTTTTTTAATTTTGCTTGAATAGCTTTTTTGTATCTGCGTTCTTTGTCTAAAAGGTAAAACAATGAGAATAAACACATTATGCATTGTTGTGGCCCAGACAATCCGCCTGTGTGTGCAAGAGCAACGTCCCGACTATCCATTTCGACTCTATCGATAAATTTTATTTTTTCTGGTGTTAAAGCAGCTATCGAATATCTTTTGTTTAACTCTAAAATATCTTTTTTGGGTAACTTTGATATTTTTTTATCGATAATATTGTTTTCGTGCAGCATTAATACCCCAAGTCGCCATCCTGTTACTCCAAAAAATTTGGAATAAGAATAAACACAGATAGTGTTCTGTGGAATAATTTCAACAAGAGAATGAAATCCGTCAACAAAAGTTGAATAGACTGTATCTGTTAAAATAATTAAATCTTTCCGCTGGTTTTGCACAACTTTTGCAATCTTGTTTAAAGTTTTTTCACTTAGAGAAACAGAGGTAGGATTTGTTGGGTTAACTAAATATAAAGCTTTAATTTTTTTATCTTTAAGTTTATTAATTTCAGTATCAGAAATTTGCCACCCATCTTCTTCATCACATTTAATAAAAACTTCAACGAGATTAAAATCTTTGAGCATAGGGATTTCTAAGTACGGTGAGAAAATAGGAGTAATTATGGCGATATGATCACCTTCATGAATGATTTTATTTATTTTCAGAGAATTAAAAATATAAATCATTGCCGCCGTTGCACCCTCAGTTGCAAAAAGATCAAATTTGCCACTTGCCGGTTTATGACCATCGCTAAGTATTGTAGCAAGATATTTATTTACGATTTTCTCTGTGTTTGGAAAAATCCTTGGAGGTGAAGGGTAGAAATCGCCAAGTGAAGCATCTGCTATTTCATAAATAAAACTGTCGGCATCAAGTTTCATCTCTTTTGTAGCATAATTTAAAGCTTTCTTTAAAAAATTGAAGGCTTCATTTTTATGACTTTTTTCTAAATATTTTTCGAATTTTTTTGCGATGCCATCTTTTTCTGGTCTTAATCCTAAATCTGGACTGTCTAATTTGGAATCTGCTAGTTTTGTGGCAAATAAACTTAAATAACAAAAAGCATCTCTAGCTGTTGTGTTAAGAAAATTTGGATTTCCTCTTCCTGCGTTTAAAATTTGTATTTCACATTTATTTTTTTGTTCGTAGGCCTTTTTCCCATCATAAGCCATTTCTCTCAAAACATTTTTTAACTCAAATGGGCTCATTGTTTCATATTTTTTAAAATTTTTTTTAGGCATATTCTTCCTTTTTTATTAAACCTTTTTCTTGCTAGTAGATTTCCAGCTTGATTTTTTGAATTGATTAATAATGAATGGAATGGCAATAATTATAAAGATTATCACAATTAAAAATGTTTCATATAAAGTAACATTTTTAGACGAAAGTTGATCTGGCGGAAGAATTGATATAATTCCACTAAATAATAATGTTGCTAATCCGATTATGCTAATAATCCAAATTCCAATTTTTCCACCAGGAACTTTGTAGGTTCTATCGACATTAGGCGCTGTATAGCGTAATCGTAGTGCGGAAAGAATCATTAATGCGTACATTACAAAGTAAATTACCATGGCAATTGCAACTGAAATCCAAAAAGCAATATTTAGGTTTGGTAAAAGTAATAAACTGCAACCAATTAATGAAGTCATTGTTGCTTGGATTATTAAAAGATTTACAGGAGCTCCATTTTTATTGATTTTTTGAAAAAATAAGGGAAGTTCTCCGTTTTGCGCAGTGGCAAGTAAACCTCTGACCGGCCCCATTATCCATGTGCTTATTCCTCCGATTGCGCCGCCTGCAACTAAAATGCCAATTAAGGGTATTATTCGTTGCATATTAAATTTGGAAAAGAAAATAGTAAAAGCGTCCATTAACCCAGCAAATAAATTAATATCTTTTTGAGGGACAACAATGGCGACAGAGAACGCTCCTAAAATATTTAATAAAAGTCCTAATACTACAACAACAAATATTGCTATAGGGTAATTAATTTTAGGATTTGTTACTTCTGCGGCATGGCTAGAGGAAGCTTCAATGCCTGCAAATGCTTTCATAAAAGAAACAAGCAAAACTAATGTTGAAAATTGTTTAAAATTGGGAATTAAATTTTTAGATGTAAAAGATAAATCAAGATTTAACGGATTTCCTTTAATAACATAAATTATTCCTAAAATAATTATTAATAAACCTGGAAGTAAAACTCCACCCAAAAAACCGATAGTGCTTATTATGTTAGAAGTTTTTTGCCCCCGTAAATTAAAAATAGTTACCCCCCAAAGTACTATTAAAAGAATAGAAATTAGAAAAACTCTACTTTGAGCGAGGTGTGGAGCAAAAATAAAAGCCATAGTTCCACCCACAAAATAAAGCATAGAAATTATGCCTAAAATCATGTAGTTCCATTGAAGCCAAATGCCAACAAATCCTAATCGATTGCCAAAGGCTTCTTTAATCCAAACATATACACCACCTTCTATTGGCCAACCGGTTGCAAGTTCGGCAGAGATTAAAGCAACTGGAATAAAAAAACATATAGCTGCTATCAAGGCAAAAAATATCATATGCATTCCTGTTTCAGCTTCGGATGGAAAATTACGAACACTAATAGTGAATGCAGATGAAATCATAATAAGAGAGAATAGACTCATTGTTTTTGGAATATATGTTTTGTTAGCCATTAATAAATTCCTTTTTAATTAAAAGTGTAAAACAGATAAAATCCATTTCTGAAAATAAATAACAAGGCTTGGTAATGTAAAGGTTTTCCGAAAAACAGTGTTATTTAAAGATAAAAGACTCTTTAATCATTTTTTTATATTAAATATTTTTATAACCATGAAATTAGTTACATTAGAATTTAATTTATCAAAATTATGGACAGTCGATTAAAGCTTTAATTAAGCTTTAATTTGTTTGAAGAGGTGTGATTTTTTGATCGAAATATTTTTAAAGGAGATTTTTGATGTTAAAAAAGATTCTTATTTTTATAATTATTGCTTTGATAAGCATTCAAATTCCATTAATAATTTCACTTTCTACAGCGTCGGAAATGACAAAAAAACTGGAATTTTATCAATCCAAAATTGCAGGAGTTACAAATCCAATGAAAGCTGTAACGGATGTTGTAAGTTTTCCGGTTAAAGCGGTAACAAGCATATTTCCATTTTTCAAAGAAAAAAAATCTCCGGTACTTGATAAAATAGATGATATATCTCCAATGATTATCGCTGGAGAGCAAAAGCTTAAAGATGCTATAGTTATTACAAAAAAAATGACATTCTTTATGCATATTAGTCTTTTTTTAACACTGTTTTTGATAATTTTACTTTTTGCTATTTCAAGAAAATCATTTATTAAAAATTTGGGAGCTTCATTACTGTTAAATGGAATAATATGTTTAATAGTTTTAGCATCTGTTTATTATTTCTTTATTATTAATTTTGATAGTACTTTTCAGCATTTTTATAATCGAATGGTTCCGGCCGGGCCAGGCTCGATGATACCTATGGTGCCAGAAGCAATTAAATCAGCAGCTAAAGATTTTGTAAGCTCTATAGCACATTTGATAATCAAGAAAAACATGCTTAGCAGTTTGATCGGAATTCCTCTTGGTCTTGCATTAATATATTTGAATAACTTTATATCTAAAAAATTTAATCTTGATTTGAGTAAATAATTATTTGGTAGCTAAAAAAGATAGGGCGAGGAAATTATCCAAATAATTTCCTCGCCCTATCTTTAATTTATAATTAATTATCGAAATCTTATTTCTGAAATTCGATCAGCTTCTTTTTGCCAATCTCCAGCCTCTCCCCACTGAACAAGTTTATTATCATGAAAATAGAATAAATAGTTAACAATTTCTGGAGTAGGATTTTGTTCCCACCAACTATAAATTGTTTTATCAACCTTATATTCAAAAACTTCTATCGTTTGTCCAAATTTATTTATCATAGATCCACGAAAAATTCTTGGTTTGCCTAATTGATTTATAACTTGTTGTTTTTCCATACCTAATGAAATATGCATAATTTTCTTAGGTTTTAGTGGCTCATGAGCACATGCACTAAAAAATGGAATTGTAAAAATTAAAAATGTTAAAAGCTTTAAATTTCTAACATTAGTTTTTATAAAATTTTTCATATTTAATTGATCCTTTAAGTTTTCACACAAATTAAACATGTAATTATCTTATATTTTGTTTTAATAAGTGCAACCGCTGATGAGCAAAAAAGGGTATAAAACAGGGGTTTTTTGATAATTTGAACAGATAATAGAAAGTTTTTTAGAGCTTTTACAAACAAACAGGCTAAGAAAGTTATCTTAGCCTATTTTAAAATTGTAAGAACTTAATGATAAATATAATTTTGATTAACTTCTTTGTGGATTACTTGAACTTTGTGTTGCAATAACTTCTCTAAGTAGATCGCCTAGCTTGCGGTCACCATCGTCGCGTGGATTGTTTAAATAATATTGCACATCTTCAGCTTTAACTTTTGCGCCATGTTCTAGAAGCAGTTTAATACAATTAAAAGTTATTCCATCGAATCCACATTCACCACAATTGTGTGAATAAATCATCATGGCATAATCTAGGACGGTTTCGGGTTCTTCTTTGTCGCTTCCGTAGTGTTGTATCATTTTTGTTTCATTGGCATTAGCTCCGCTTTCAATTAATTGTTTAAATTTAGCATGCAGCTCTTCTGCATTTTCGTGCGTTCCCATACAAAGGCCGGATAAAATATCGCGTAGTGTGTTTCTAGGTATGGGTGGAAAAAACGATTGTCTAGGTCTAAGAACGAAAGCGGATAAATCTCTTTCTGCAGGGGTTCTTGGATGTTGAAGATAATAACAGGGCTTAAAAGAGATATCTCCGTTGTACATTCGAAGTAAAGAAATAAATGGTTTCATTTCGTCATTTTGGGGATCTTTTTCGCGATTGTGTAAATGAACTCTTATGGCGCAATCTAAAGGATATTCATCTTCATTTATTTCGCGAACATTTGTCTCATTAATTAAACGTTTAAATTCTTCATATAATGCTGGTACATCTGCGTGTGATTCTATGCTTATACTTAATAAAATGTCGCGTAACCTTCCCGCATTAACGGATTGTGTTGCTGCAAAGAATAAAAAAAATAAAAAGAATGAGGTGGAAATACGTTTAACCATGATACTCTCCTAAAAATGGTTATAAGATAATAATATAATTTTACTTATCGGTAGTCGTTGGCTCTAAGGGTGTAACTTACACGCTCACGATTATCTAAATAATGTTGAAGAGATTCTTTTTCAGCAATGGCAGTAGCGCCATGATCAATTAATAAATTAATGTAAAAGAAACCTTGAAAAATTGTTTTATTAATACCTTGATCGAGCCTAAAAAATCTTATAGCAAAATCTAAAACCGATATCCCTGAATCTTCTTCTACGGCATTAACATCAGCACCGTTTTCAATTAGTTGTTTGAATTCATTATAGTTAAAATTTACTATGGCTACATGAAGTGGCGATAATCCCGCATTAACGGATTGTGTTGCTGCGAAGAATAAAAAAAATAAAAATAATAAAGCGAAAATACGTTTAATCATAAGACTCTCCTAAAAATGGTTATAAGGTTATATAGATATTTCACAGTGTGAGTTTTTATATATTGTAATAAAAAAATTATCACAAAAATAAATAAAATTGTACGAATTATTTTTAAGGTTTGAAGAAGCGTCTGAACTTAAGAAGAACTACCGTATTTTTTTATATAGTAAAAAATGAAATTTTTGATTGAGATTTGTTTACAAAATAATTTTAAATTTGTTAAATACCGTATAATGTTAAAAAGTAACTTGAATATTATTTAAGGTAAAATTAAAAATGAAAAAAATAGTTGGTTTTATATCTATAACAATATTTTTGGTTTTAGTTATTTTTCTATTTTCTATGCGCTTTTTGAATCTTATGCCTAATGAGGCAAAACATAATTTGTTCCTTCAAATGCCGCTAGAACTTCAAGTAATTAAAGATCTTCAAAATAGACTTGATCCAATTGTTAACAAAATAGTTGAAGATGAAATGAAAATTCCACGAGATAAAAATTTACCTATTTTCTTTTTCAAAAAACGCCAAGCCATAACAGTTTATTATCTTTATGATATGAATGTTGTAGGGGAATCTGTTTTATTTTCAGAGTTAGATTTTTTACAGACGATAATTTCTGCACCAAAAAATGTGATTATAAAACCACAGGTGAATTTTTTTGGAGATGTTCAAGCTCCTTTAATAGATTTGGTGGTTTTTGTTGACG
Protein-coding regions in this window:
- a CDS encoding pyrophosphatase, yielding MDKLTIQEAQNVVDNWVKTAGVRYFSELTQLAQLVEEVGEVARIISRTYGEQSCKKSDENKNLADELSDVLFVLICLANQTGIDLTDAFKKGMEKRINRDKDRHQNNLKLQK
- a CDS encoding amino acid permease; this encodes MANKTYIPKTMSLFSLIMISSAFTISVRNFPSEAETGMHMIFFALIAAICFFIPVALISAELATGWPIEGGVYVWIKEAFGNRLGFVGIWLQWNYMILGIISMLYFVGGTMAFIFAPHLAQSRVFLISILLIVLWGVTIFNLRGQKTSNIISTIGFLGGVLLPGLLIIILGIIYVIKGNPLNLDLSFTSKNLIPNFKQFSTLVLLVSFMKAFAGIEASSSHAAEVTNPKINYPIAIFVVVVLGLLLNILGAFSVAIVVPQKDINLFAGLMDAFTIFFSKFNMQRIIPLIGILVAGGAIGGISTWIMGPVRGLLATAQNGELPLFFQKINKNGAPVNLLIIQATMTSLIGCSLLLLPNLNIAFWISVAIAMVIYFVMYALMILSALRLRYTAPNVDRTYKVPGGKIGIWIISIIGLATLLFSGIISILPPDQLSSKNVTLYETFLIVIIFIIIAIPFIINQFKKSSWKSTSKKKV
- a CDS encoding transcriptional regulator, whose protein sequence is MNNSKLQIPICQSCAMPMQRPEDFGTNLDKTQNKEYCCHCFRNGKFSEPNLTKIQMIENCVNVMNQMQMPQEKIEQIKIIISSLKRWK
- a CDS encoding phosphoribosyltransferase; the encoded protein is MFFKDRVDAGKKLSQLLVKYKNVENCMILGLPRGGVVVAYEIAKNLNLPLDVIVVKKLGAPFNEELAIGAIAEEGTVFLNEKLINEFDISKEYIDQIKGVKQKEVERRVQLFRGESLDLENKIAIIVDDGIATGATVLAAIKCAKDKRAKKVVVAMPVLPSEFVSQLNKLADEVVYLFAPQYFAAVGDFYESFIQVEDEEVLNLIRRSKN
- a CDS encoding aspartate 4-decarboxylase yields the protein MPKKNFKKYETMSPFELKNVLREMAYDGKKAYEQKNKCEIQILNAGRGNPNFLNTTARDAFCYLSLFATKLADSKLDSPDLGLRPEKDGIAKKFEKYLEKSHKNEAFNFLKKALNYATKEMKLDADSFIYEIADASLGDFYPSPPRIFPNTEKIVNKYLATILSDGHKPASGKFDLFATEGATAAMIYIFNSLKINKIIHEGDHIAIITPIFSPYLEIPMLKDFNLVEVFIKCDEEDGWQISDTEINKLKDKKIKALYLVNPTNPTSVSLSEKTLNKIAKVVQNQRKDLIILTDTVYSTFVDGFHSLVEIIPQNTICVYSYSKFFGVTGWRLGVLMLHENNIIDKKISKLPKKDILELNKRYSIAALTPEKIKFIDRVEMDSRDVALAHTGGLSGPQQCIMCLFSLFYLLDKERRYKKAIQAKLKKRVQSLYDNLELKFSQDPSNAYYYALINIEKYAEQKYGIKFATYLKNNFEMVDFLFRLAKEKFTICLPGEGFAGPKWSLRVSLANLNDADYITIGKNIKDVLSKYHKEWKK
- a CDS encoding aminoacyl-tRNA hydrolase yields the protein MSNDLVVNNEIVIPENEFEITTSRAGGPGGQHVNKSDTKITIRWNVKNTGVLSEELKMRVLQNLQSRLTSDGDLIVNNSESRSQMQNKENAFLRLAEIVKNALYVPKKRKKTKASKQAKEKRLKSKAIRSEVKKMRSKKYQDY
- a CDS encoding uracil phosphoribosyltransferase; the encoded protein is MKDLLISILRNKNTDTATFRKTTEKLASILAGEAAKHLEKKIVTIQTPISKAKGVEIKNDIVLIPILRSGVALMDTFIRFFEGAAVGFVGMKRDEKTAIPFLYYKNIPKISKTTNVIILDPMIATGGSALAALKILKNLGIKESQMLFVAVIASKEGLKAIAKEFPKLKIIVAQVDSKMTAKKFIDPGLGDFGDRYFVTE